CGCGAGTCCTGTTATCTGTGGAAGCATTGAATTTCTGAAAACGTATTTGAAAACTCTTCTATCTTTCATGCCCAAATACTCTGAAAACATGGCATAATCACTTCCAAGTTCGTAAGTGACCATCAGTCTCATTCCAATGGCCCAACCTCCCATGGCCGATACCACTATCGAAGAAAAGGGGAGTATGTAGTGTTTCAGAACGTTCAATACAAAAGACCAGCTGAGTGTCGGGATGAGCCCTTGAGAGTAAGCACCGTGTGTCGGTAGGATCCTCAACCTCACCGCAAAAAAGAAGATGAAAATCATGCCGAGCCAGTAATAAGGAATCTGTGAGACCACGAGCGAAGAGGTGAGCACTGCCTTATCGATCCAAGTGTTCCTCCTGTAAGCTGCCAAAGCCCCAAGACCGTTTCCTAAAATCCAGGCAACGATCGTTGCCGGGAGCAACAACATCAAGGTCCATGGAATCACTGGAATTATCAGATCCACCACTTTTCTTGGATAAAAGGTTATGGATGTTCCCAAATCCCCTCTGAAAGCCTTACTCACGAATTCAATGTACTGACGATACCAAGGTTTACCGAGTCCGAACTCTTCCATCAAAGTTTTTTCAGCTGCTCTTATCGCTTCAGGTTTCGCCTGAGCGATCTGTGAGAGATTGGCAAGAATTTGAGCAAGTGGATTACCCGGGATGGCACGTGGAAGAATGAAAACGATCGTGGTTGCCACGATGTAAGTAATGAGCAGAAAAACAAAACGTCTAATGAGATACCTGACCATCGACTTGGAGACCATCGGCACCTTCTCCTCACAGCCCAGAAATGGAAGAACCCCGGCCCCTGGGGGAGGCCGGGGAATTTTCTTACTTGCCAGCCGCTTGTAAATCAGCAAAAACTTTGGTAGTAGGTATCAGATAACCACCCTTTTCCGTCGTTTCAAACCAAGAAGGAATAGGTTGTGGTTTGCTCTTCGGAGATATTCCAAACAGTGTTGGCAGAGTGTTGGCATGCCATGGAGATGGTCTGAACCAGTATGGATTCTCTTCGGATGGCCATTTGATCCAGAATCTTTCGGAGTATTCATACCAGTGAGCGGTGTAGAACGCAGGAACACTCGGCATATCCCTGTAGATTATTTCCTGAATCCTGTAGTAAGCTTTCTTTCTGACCGCAGGATCGAGCGTTGAAACTGCCGAATCGAGTAATTTCACGATCTCGTCATTGTCATACCTTTCCCAATCTCCAGCCCAAGTCACTTCACCCACAGGTGCGGAAAGCCTCTTGTCGAGAACAAATCTGTAGATGTTCAGCGGATGATCGAAACCGGGACCGACACTCCAAGAGATTATGAGATCGAACGTTCCCTTGGTCATTCTGTCCGCCCAAACTGAAAAGTCTGGAAATTCTGTCGCAACATCTATCCCTATCTCTCTGAGGTTTTTAGCTATCATTTCACACATCATCATCCAATCAGTCCAACCATATGGAACAGAGATCGTGTAGGGTCCCAGCCTCGTACCATCGGGTGATACTCTTATGCCGTCTCTACCTTTCTTGAAACCCGCGTCATCGAGTATTTTGTTGGCTAGACTGAGGTTTGTCGGAACCCTTCCATCAGCAGTCCCGAACGTTTTTTTCGCAAGCTCGTAATCGATGTACTGCTTGTTCGGTTCGAACAGATCGATGACCATCGATGGATGAGCTTGGCTTCCGTATCCAAAGTAAGCTTTCTTCAACATCTCACTGTATGGAACAGCGTAAGCTATGGCTTTTCTCACCACTGAATTGTTCAAACCAGGTTTGGTGTTGTTGATGTAGACAAAACCGACACCATCTGGCAAATAATAAGGTTCTTTCTTATACCATGTCCCGATCGGAAGTTTTTTCTTCTCCCACAGTTCCCACACGCTGGGTATGAACAAACCAGCCCAGTCGACGTCTCCTTGCTCAACCGCGAGGCTCGCTGCGGGGTTATCTTTGTAAATCACGTGCGCGATGTATTTGGGTCTCGGGAGACCAAATATGTCTTTGCCCCACCAATTGTCGATCCTTTCGTAAATCACTATGTTTGGATCATAGTAGAACAGCTTGTAAGGCCCAGAGACCACCTGCTCTTTGGGATTATCGTTGACCCAGTCTCTTATGTTCACACCTTGAGCTTCAAGTTTTTCGTACACATGCTTCGGCATAGGATCTGTACCTAGAGAGTAAGAGAGGAACTGGAAGTAGTTCAGATTATCTTGCCTCGCTTTGAACTCAACGGTCTTTGTGTCCACCGCTTTCACATACTCGATGTAGTCACTCCAACCGGTCCCAGGGCCTATTCCGAGCTTCTTCGTGAGTTCAAAAGTGTAAACATAATCGTGAGCCGTGATGGGAACACCATCACTCCATTTTGCTTGATCTCTGATCTTGATCCGTATGGTCTTATCGCTCACAAAGCGATAGCTTTCTGCGATCATCGGAAGCCATGCATCTCTTCCAAGATCGTAGATGAACGCTGGCACGAACAGAAATTGGTCAGTTCCCCAAGTGGACTGTGCTGCATACAGATTCCAAGTCGTGGCCGGCCCCCAAAGTGCACCAGCCACGTACACCGTTTCTTCCCTGGGTAGAGACACCTGGGTGAAAGTCAATGCAGTGAGTAAAACTGTTAACAGTAAAACAAAGAACTTCTTCACGAAGCATCCCCCCTTTGTGAGAGTTTTCACCAAACATGTTG
This sequence is a window from Pseudothermotoga sp.. Protein-coding genes within it:
- a CDS encoding ABC transporter substrate-binding protein produces the protein MKKFFVLLLTVLLTALTFTQVSLPREETVYVAGALWGPATTWNLYAAQSTWGTDQFLFVPAFIYDLGRDAWLPMIAESYRFVSDKTIRIKIRDQAKWSDGVPITAHDYVYTFELTKKLGIGPGTGWSDYIEYVKAVDTKTVEFKARQDNLNYFQFLSYSLGTDPMPKHVYEKLEAQGVNIRDWVNDNPKEQVVSGPYKLFYYDPNIVIYERIDNWWGKDIFGLPRPKYIAHVIYKDNPAASLAVEQGDVDWAGLFIPSVWELWEKKKLPIGTWYKKEPYYLPDGVGFVYINNTKPGLNNSVVRKAIAYAVPYSEMLKKAYFGYGSQAHPSMVIDLFEPNKQYIDYELAKKTFGTADGRVPTNLSLANKILDDAGFKKGRDGIRVSPDGTRLGPYTISVPYGWTDWMMMCEMIAKNLREIGIDVATEFPDFSVWADRMTKGTFDLIISWSVGPGFDHPLNIYRFVLDKRLSAPVGEVTWAGDWERYDNDEIVKLLDSAVSTLDPAVRKKAYYRIQEIIYRDMPSVPAFYTAHWYEYSERFWIKWPSEENPYWFRPSPWHANTLPTLFGISPKSKPQPIPSWFETTEKGGYLIPTTKVFADLQAAGK
- a CDS encoding ABC transporter permease; this encodes MVSKSMVRYLIRRFVFLLITYIVATTIVFILPRAIPGNPLAQILANLSQIAQAKPEAIRAAEKTLMEEFGLGKPWYRQYIEFVSKAFRGDLGTSITFYPRKVVDLIIPVIPWTLMLLLPATIVAWILGNGLGALAAYRRNTWIDKAVLTSSLVVSQIPYYWLGMIFIFFFAVRLRILPTHGAYSQGLIPTLSWSFVLNVLKHYILPFSSIVVSAMGGWAIGMRLMVTYELGSDYAMFSEYLGMKDRRVFKYVFRNSMLPQITGLALQLGGILGGSLITEIVFNYPGTGYLLFRALTTLDYPLIQGIFVMLIASIYLANFLVDFIYALVDPRIRIGQEE